atatttttttattcttgaaacaTGACGGATTAGTTCGGTGATTTGTGTACTGAGAATTTAGTTTGAGTTGGACTTTATGttaaataagttgaaaattgaTCCAAACAAATTTAATTGACATCATGCATCCTgaaaatatagatatatatttctaatatttattccTCATTTATTAAGTAGAGTACTCCCAATTTCCCTGTAATCTTCAAAATTCcgatcaatttaaaaaagaaagaaggaggaGACATCAAAGCTAATAATAAGTTGTatgtattaatttgaaatttcagcgattgaaattttatataacCTCTATTACatgataaatcataaaatttcaataaaataaaaaaaaattataattgaaaaataaagatatatcaaatattaattaacaaaagaataaCTCAAATATTTGTTGTGGCTAAACACGAGTCAATACTTGGTGCTGGTAGTGTATTTGTTTCCACAACAAGGACTTGGACCCTCCTTAATTCCTCCAAGTGTCCCACTGTTGGTGAACCCATGTCCTACACCAGGGCTAGAACCCTCCTTAATCCCTCCTAGTGTTCCACTGTTGGTGAACCCATGTCCTACACCAGGACTAGAACCCTCCTTGATCCCTCCAAATGTGCCACTGTTGGTAAACTCATGTCCTGCACCAGGGCTAGGACCTTCCTTAATCCCTCCTAGTGTTCTACTGTTGGTGAACTTATGTCCTACACCAGGGCTAGGACCCTCATTCTTAATTCCCCCAAGTGTTTTACTGTTGGTGAACCCATGTCCTACACCAGGGCTAGAACCCTCCTTGATCCCTCCAAGTGTGCCACTGTCGGTAAACCCATGTCCTGCACCAGGACTAGGACCCTCCTTGATCCCTCCTAGTGTTCTACTGTTGGTGAACTCATGTCCTACACCAGGGCTAGGACCCTCATTCTTAATTCCCCCAAGTGTTTTACTGTCGGTAAACCCATGTCCTACACCAGGGCTAGGACCCTCCTTAATCCCTCCAAGTGTGCCACTGTCGGTAAACCCATGTCCTGCACCAGGGCTAGAACCTTCCTTGATCCCTCCAAGTGTTCCACTGTTGGTGAACTCATGTCCTACACCAGGGCTAGGACCCTCTTTGATTCCCCCGAGTGTTTTACTGTTGGTGAACTCATGTCCTACACCAGGGCTAGAACCCTCCTTAATCCCTCCTAGTGTTCCACTGTTAGTGAACTCATGTCCTGCACCGGGGCTAGGACCCTCCTTGATCCCTTCAAGTGTTTCACTATTGGTGAACCCATGTCCTGAACCAGGGCTAGGATCCTCTTTGATTCCCCCAAGTGTTTTACTGTTGGTAAACCCATGTCCTACACCAGGACTAGAACCATCTTTAATTCCTCCAAGTGATAACCCATCAAATAAACTCTCAGTACCTCTGCTAGCAGCAGAGTTTCCTGACTTCATAATGTTGAAGGGACGGGCTTCGGTAGTCCCAATGAAGAAGAGGGAGTTCACCATCAAAAGAATGACAAAGAAGCGGAGAGATTTGAGCGTGGTTGCCATGTTAATTAAcgtcaaaaacaaattaacaaatacttTATATCTAGCTAGAGATCAAACTGATGCTTTATTGGTGCAAGGAAGTGTATGAGATCGATAATGGAGAATGCAGGAGTCCATGTGGGTATTTATAGCGTTAATTGGCTTGTAAGATGAGGCTTCTTTGACTGGAAATTCGGGCATGCAAACCATTCAAACAAACGTGAGGCTAATGGCAGAGAATGAGATCAGTGCCTAGCCAGCTAGGAAGCAACGAGGGATGTTCATAATTTGATCAGCTAGCTTGATAGTCCAAATTGGAAGGTGTAGAATAGAAAGCGTTAATGGTAGAATGTTGAAGCTGATAATTCCTATATGTTTTCCTTCTTCCATGAGGTCGGAGCCCGAGTCATGGGAAATTTCTCTTAATCAAAGAGCTAGAATGGAGACCAAAGACCGCGCAATCTTTGAATTCTATGGGTGACACGGTTAGTCAAATGTCAAAggttacatgcttcaacagatCAAAAGAGGAATAGAGCGATAGATTTGGATTGGGTGCATTTATTCAAGTTCGTATTCCCTTCGACAAGGGAACAAGAAAAGTCCAACACCAGGATTGAAAATGGCACTCGTTATATTGAGACTCATATTTTTGCTGACCATCTTGCACTCTacagattattattattattattattattatttataaaacttgatttagtCTATGACCtgatataaaacttaaatgactGATTTGATCGATCACTCGGTTTAAtccaaaacaatattgtttgttttaagattttataaattttgtcaCTGTGTTTGCATTTGTGAATGATACAAATTTAAATGCTTGCTAGACATTAAAACAACATATACTGGCTTCAAAGATATATATCCACTTTGTGATTCAAGTCCTCCAGTGTTTGTGTGGGCCTGGATCTGACCCATTCCAAAGCCCACCCATTTCCCATTTCAAATGGGCTTCACCCGAAAACAAAAATACCACTGTTCATCATTTGGAGAGCCGAATCATGGAATAAATCAaaccatgtattaattaatagtaGTGGTGATGGAGGAGTCAAAACCCACCGCTCTGTGTTTCCCCTGTTttctctcttatattttctaatattgtaAAGAGTCAAAAACCCACAGCTCTGTATTTTCCctattttctcttttgcattttcTAGTACTGTAAAGAGTCAAAAACCCACTGCTCTGTATCATGAGTTTTTTGAaacaatcttaaataaaattctaattgaTTGTTGCCTTGTTTATACCACATTACTCGACAAAAGCACACAGCACAAGAAACTGGGGGAAAAATTAGTTGTAGGTTTGGACTTGTCGGTTTGTTCAATGGAGGAATTAGGTCTGCCAATCAGATTTTTAATGTCTACATTACTAACATGAACGGGGTATTTTTCATAActtatgctttttaaaagtacttctgatatttatttgattaggaTAGTATTTTAACCAGagttttcacaattttttttcaaaaaatctcttattttaagatatatatttttatatcgttttgatatgaatgaattttaaacaataaaaaaattattttaatatatttttttaaaaaaacaaccactaccacCATCTTAAATATCCCTcttagcttaaaaaaatattaaattaatttttttaatgtttttttaatagtctTAATGTGCggttatcaaaataaaaaaaatattttaatacattttaaaaaaattattttaaaatatatcatatatcaTAATCTCAAACATTAATTATTGTATTACAATAAGGAGGGGTAAAGCTCTAATAATCCCAAAGATAATGagaaaaatgtcaaaaaatatatagatatagaatatttttactttgatcCCTATACTTCTTTATTTTCACAATGTCAACCTTAAGGCTTGCATGAAGGTGCAAAATTCGCTTTTGGTTATCCTCCATTCGACTATTCTAGTTTGAAATGAAACACAGCTCGGGTTACCGTGGATCCAAGGGCAGGAAAGGACAAAAAGTGtcctaaaatttaattaatgtacCTCTTTTCTTTTGCAACGGTCACTTTTTGTGTCCTGTTCATCATTTGTCACCTCTTTTGGTCCCTAAAACAGTTGGGTCTTCATTTCAAACACTGCAAAAAATAACGgtcacaaaacaaagaaaaagatccAACtccaaaaatgaaaaggaaacaaGTAGAAGAGGAGGAGcaggaggtggaggaggagacAGCACGGCTTATTTCTTGTAAAGTGGTAGAATATTTAGAGCCAGTGATGTCAAAAGAGCTTCTCTTCAAGTTCCCAGATAACTCTGCCTTTGATTTCGACTACGCTCAGAGCTCAATATGGTCTCCTTTAGTGCCAAGAAATTACAGCCCCATGGATTTGGACTTGGTTAGTCCAACAAAAATCGCATTTGGGTTTGGCTCAGAATTGGACACCAAGAACAGCAGCAGAAGTGGTTCCAAGAAACTGAGCTCCagcatcaagaagaagaagaagatgatgatgaagaagatggcTATCAGCACAACTGCCTTCAATGTTAGTCTTAGTAAGTTGAAGATAAGGAAGCATAAGGTTAAGGTCTCTGAGTTCTCTCCAACTTCAATTAAGACTTCTTGTGTTCCCTTTGCTACCAAGGTAAATTTTAAGTCCTTAGTATCCTTATAGGCTTTGACAGTTTGAGTAAAATGttttgattaaaagaaaaaaatgtgaagAATATTTATACAAGATCCATAGAAGGGCAAGGATTTAGAGTTCTTTGTCCTTCATAATGTTTGTAAAATGGATGCCCCTTCTAGATCCTTTAATGtgcatccttttcttctttattgttATTAACTTTTAACCCtttgattatttattgtttaGTGTTGTAATGACCATGTTAATTATCATAAATGGTTGCTACATATATTCAGGGATGGAATAAAGTGCTGAAAGCTGCCACCAAACATt
The Populus nigra chromosome 3, ddPopNigr1.1, whole genome shotgun sequence genome window above contains:
- the LOC133687895 gene encoding hyphally-regulated protein-like produces the protein MATTLKSLRFFVILLMVNSLFFIGTTEARPFNIMKSGNSAASRGTESLFDGLSLGGIKDGSSPGVGHGFTNSKTLGGIKEDPSPGSGHGFTNSETLEGIKEGPSPGAGHEFTNSGTLGGIKEGSSPGVGHEFTNSKTLGGIKEGPSPGVGHEFTNSGTLGGIKEGSSPGAGHGFTDSGTLGGIKEGPSPGVGHGFTDSKTLGGIKNEGPSPGVGHEFTNSRTLGGIKEGPSPGAGHGFTDSGTLGGIKEGSSPGVGHGFTNSKTLGGIKNEGPSPGVGHKFTNSRTLGGIKEGPSPGAGHEFTNSGTFGGIKEGSSPGVGHGFTNSGTLGGIKEGSSPGVGHGFTNSGTLGGIKEGPSPCCGNKYTTSTKY
- the LOC133688093 gene encoding uncharacterized protein LOC133688093, producing the protein MKRKQVEEEEQEVEEETARLISCKVVEYLEPVMSKELLFKFPDNSAFDFDYAQSSIWSPLVPRNYSPMDLDLVSPTKIAFGFGSELDTKNSSRSGSKKLSSSIKKKKKMMMKKMAISTTAFNVSLSKLKIRKHKVKVSEFSPTSIKTSCVPFATKGWNKVLKAATKHFKKRKKDPTAHVKLSNYLRDV